A genome region from Brienomyrus brachyistius isolate T26 unplaced genomic scaffold, BBRACH_0.4 scaffold879, whole genome shotgun sequence includes the following:
- the LOC125729902 gene encoding uncharacterized protein LOC125729902 yields the protein MCTFKTLNSLRTHLSRCHTRQFGSSAEHSQQALLFKCPLCPFQQQFSESVLFCHLRRHLRNHETVACPYKDCSFTTNVYSSFNSHKSRSHQASVSSDFQNDIVSDVGQASIPAVDGDLYEEPPSTDEDPVGIDGQCDTDVLKKHLRINLSSLFLKMQAILHVSNTATQEIVEHLNQVCFLSRPLIKEAIRDILQKNGCNVAESALDEVVSAVMDSNVIFTSTSKGAELSTSKRRKVFFEHNYPCVMPVEYQLEQRGHTTMYVPILQMIQELFKNTDILKMITDPNTNSGQYASCYNGSYFLENELFSTGDLILPLQLYIDELEIANPLGTSRKIHKLCAVYWALANMSPKYRSALHNIQLAMLAKVTDLQRHGYAAVLAPLLHDVHILEQDGVFIERLGRNVKGTIFCVSADNLAAHGLGGFVESFKAGYVCRFCLATREQFPATEARQFSQRTKDSHDLHVQNIQENDASSNHFGVKTSCVLRDSLDYFHPVTGFPPDVLHDLLEGIVPVEISLCIKTLIQMKYFTLEYLNQKIASFPYQHADKVDRPQPIPKTFLSRGTIGGNGHENATLLRLLPLLVGSVVPEGNGAWTVLMELKEVVQLALCPSFSDETLDYFQSKISDHKQVLLKTFPEFSLRPKHHYVEHYPTMIKCYGPLVHVWTMRFEAKHRFFKRVVHDAQNFKNILKTMAVRHQHMMAYHLAAPSFFKPETQASRVDSVLVSALPEVAQLHIRTLTTSDTIYQTSKVTIDGTHYVCEMFLSVGDSGGLPRFCRVEHIYLVNSTVSFLCSNYDCWYLEHLGSYELSPSQTSLSIHLKSDLNDSVPLSAYEHNGRSIPTTHGPSCC from the exons ATGTGTACATTTAAGACACTTAATAGTCTTAGAACTCATTTGTCAAGATGTCATACTCGCCAATTTGGTAGTAGTGCAGAACACTCTCAGCAGGCTCTGTTATTTAAATGCCCTTTATGCCCATTTCAGCAGCAATTTTCTGAATCTGTTCTTTTCTGCCATCTTAGAAGGCATTTAAGAAATCATGAAACAGTGGCTTGCCCATATAAGGATTGTAGCTTTACCACAAATGTATACTCTTCATTCAATTCTCATAAAAGTAGATCACACCAAGCAAGCGTTTCATCAGACTTTCAAAATGACATTGTCAGTGATGTTGGTCAAGCCAGTATTCCTGCAGTTGATGGTGATTTATATGAAGAACCTCCAAGCACAGATGAGGATCCAGTGGGGATTGATGGTCAGTGTGACACTGACGTACTAAAAAAACATCTTAGAATTAATTTATCTTCCTTATTTTTGAAGATGCAGGCAATCCTACATGTCTCAAACACAGCTACCCAAGAAATAGTGGAGCATTTAAATCAGGTCTGCTTCTTATCTCGGCCTTTGATCAAGGAGGCAATTAGAGATATATTGCAGAAAAATGGTTGCAATGTGGCAGAATCTGCACTGGATGAAGTTGTAAGTGCTGTTATGGATTCCAATGTTATATTTACTAGTACTTCTAAAGGTGCAGAGTTATCCACATCCAAGCGCAGAAAAGTCTTTTTCGAGCACAACTATCCATGTGTAATGCCAGTCGAgtatcagctggagcaacgtggACATACCACAATGTATGTTCCTATTCTTCAAATGATTCAGGAGTTGTTTAAAAACACAGACATTCTAAAAATGATTACTGATCCAAATACCAATTCTGGTCAATATGCCTCATGCTACAATGGCTCATATTTCcttgaaaatgaattattttcAACAGGTGATCTCATTTTACCACTCCAGTTATATATTGATGAGCTTGAAATTGCCAACCCACTTGGCACATCACGTAAAATTCACAAACTTTGTGCTGTATACTGGGCACTTGCCAATATGTCACCAAAATACAGGTCAgcattacacaatatacagctaGCAATGCTTGCAAAAGTGACAGACCTCCAGAGGCATGGGTATGCAGCTGTACTTGCTCCATTATTACATGATGTTCATATTCTTGAACAGGATGGTGTTTTTATTGAACGACTTGGTCGCAATGTCAAAGGCACCATCTTTTGTGTGTCTGCTGACAATCTAGCTGCCCATGGATTAGGTGGCTTTGTGGAGTCATTTAAAGCAGGCTATGTTTGCAgattctgcttggccacaagagAACAGTTTCCAGCAACTGAAGCCAGGCAGTTTTCTCAAAGAACCAAAGATAGCCATGACCTTCATGTACAAAACATTCAGGAAAATGACGCTTCCTCCAACCACTTTGGTGTTAAAACAAGTTGTGTCTTGCGTGACTCCCTGGATTACTTTCATCCAGTCACAGGCTTTCCTCCAGATGTCCTGCATGATCTTCTAGAAGGCATAGTTCCTGTGGAGATTTCTCTCTGCATTAAGACCTTGATCCAGATGAAGTACTTCACTTTAGAGTATTTGAACCAAAAGATTGCATCATTCCCATATCAACATGCTGATAAAGTGGATAGGCCTCAACCAATTCCCAAAACATTTCTGTCTCGAGGAACGATAGGAgggaatggtcatgaaaatgctACTCTGCTCCGACTGCTTCCATTGCTTGTAGGCAGTGTTGTACCAGAAGGTAATGGTGCATGGACAGTTTTGATGGAACTGAAAGAGGTAGTGCAGTTAGCATTATGCCCATCATTTTCTGATGAAACCTTAGACTATTTTCAGTCCAAAATCAGCGATCATAAGCAAGTACTGCTGAAGACATTCCCAGAGTTTAGCCTTCGTCCTAAGCATCACTATGTGGAGCATTACCCCACCATGATCAAGTGCTATGGGCCCCTGGTGCATgtttggacaatgcgatttgaggcCAAACACCGTTTTTTTAAACGAGTGGTGCATGACGCTCAAAActtcaaaaatattttgaagACAATGGCAGTCAGACACCAACACATGATGGCATACCATCTTGCTGCCCCATCATTTTTCAAGCCAGAAACACAAGCATCCAGGGTTGACTCTGTTCTGGTTTCAGCTCTACCAGAAGTAGCTCAGCTACACATTAGAACACTAACAACTAGTGACACAATATACCAGACATCAAAGGTTACCATTGATGGCACACACTATGtctgtgaaatgtttttgtctgtCGGAGACAGTGGTGGACTACCTAGGTTCTGCAGAGTAGAGCACATCTACCTTGTCAATAGCACTGTTTCATTCCTTTGTTCTAATTATGATTGCTGGTATTTAGAACATCTTGGATCCTATGAGCTGTCACCTTCCCAGACAAGTCTGTCAATCCACCTGAAGTCTGATCTCAACGATTCAGTCCCGCTCTCTGCATACGAG CATAATGGCAGATCTATCCCCACAACCCATGGTCCTTCGTGTTGTTGA